Proteins from a single region of Desulfolutivibrio sulfoxidireducens:
- a CDS encoding NIL domain-containing protein, giving the protein MGSDKKYKKIVYLTFPPDVSNQPVVCNLARLYDLCFNILKAQITPRQEGQMTIEISGEPRAFEQGMEYLKEHDIRVYPITQKISRDEQSCIHCGVCTALCPTKALALNIKTRLVVFDADKCSACGICTNVCPVKAMDVFPENGHI; this is encoded by the coding sequence ATGGGAAGCGACAAAAAATACAAGAAAATCGTCTACCTGACCTTTCCGCCCGACGTCTCCAACCAGCCCGTGGTGTGCAATCTGGCCCGGCTCTATGACCTGTGCTTCAATATCCTCAAGGCCCAGATCACCCCGCGCCAGGAAGGGCAGATGACCATCGAGATATCCGGGGAACCCCGCGCCTTCGAGCAGGGCATGGAATATCTCAAGGAACACGACATCCGGGTCTATCCCATCACCCAAAAAATCTCCCGGGACGAACAAAGCTGCATCCACTGCGGCGTCTGCACCGCCCTGTGTCCCACCAAGGCCCTGGCCCTGAACATCAAGACCCGTCTGGTGGTCTTCGATGCGGACAAGTGTTCGGCGTGCGGCATCTGTACCAACGTCTGCCCGGTCAAGGCCATGGACGTGTTTCCGGAAAACGGACACATCTAA
- a CDS encoding protein phosphatase CheZ encodes MIKDTEFLDHLMEKVISEVVANLRDGITQTIEREITKSLSRSLVESEFYRRLSEEMRSGLQEIYKEINAAAKSGADQTQVTDSRQADKLFHEAADQLDQILRTTEQATTEIMDIVEKHLDLQAASNQILHSLKSGGVSREHLQKLREQSDLLNQDLISIMTSLSFQDLTGQRIKRIIEAIKKVEQIVLDLYLSTGIKIKARETAPEKNLEELEVEAQKRVSELKGPQSAIQQNNVDDLLAQLGLE; translated from the coding sequence ATGATCAAGGATACGGAATTCCTTGACCATCTCATGGAGAAGGTCATCAGCGAGGTGGTCGCCAACCTGCGGGACGGCATCACCCAGACCATCGAGCGGGAGATCACCAAGTCTCTGTCCCGTTCCCTTGTGGAAAGCGAATTCTATCGGCGCTTAAGCGAGGAGATGCGCTCGGGACTCCAGGAGATCTACAAGGAGATCAACGCGGCGGCCAAATCAGGCGCCGACCAGACCCAGGTCACGGATTCGCGCCAGGCCGACAAGCTTTTTCACGAGGCCGCGGACCAGCTCGACCAGATCCTGCGCACCACCGAACAGGCCACCACCGAGATCATGGACATTGTGGAGAAGCACCTCGATCTCCAGGCCGCCTCCAACCAGATCCTGCACAGCTTAAAAAGCGGCGGCGTCAGCAGGGAGCACCTCCAGAAGCTGCGCGAACAAAGCGACCTCCTCAATCAGGACCTCATCAGCATCATGACCAGCTTAAGCTTCCAGGACCTCACCGGCCAGCGCATCAAGCGCATCATCGAGGCCATCAAGAAGGTCGAGCAGATCGTCCTGGACCTCTACCTGTCCACCGGAATCAAGATCAAGGCCCGGGAAACCGCTCCCGAAAAAAACCTGGAGGAACTCGAGGTCGAGGCCCAAAAAAGGGTCTCGGAGCTCAAGGGGCCCCAGTCCGCCATCCAGCAAAACAACGTCGACGACCTGTTGGCCCAGCTCGGCCTGGAGTAG
- the lspA gene encoding signal peptidase II: MKRSYKLAGLITLAVVALDQAAKAWIMANIVLYTTHPVIPDFFNIVHVLNKGAAFGFLNRSDITWQAYLFFATTALAVVLIVHLLRAAPEKDTLLIVGLGLILGGAAGNLIDRIRFGEVVDFLDFHVNTLHWPAFNVADIAITLGSVGLIAAFLRARKTPTNEK; the protein is encoded by the coding sequence ATGAAACGAAGCTACAAGCTGGCCGGCCTGATCACCCTGGCGGTGGTGGCCCTGGACCAGGCCGCCAAGGCCTGGATCATGGCCAATATCGTGCTCTACACCACCCATCCGGTCATTCCCGACTTTTTCAACATCGTGCATGTCTTAAACAAGGGCGCGGCCTTCGGCTTTCTCAACCGCTCGGACATCACCTGGCAGGCGTACCTGTTTTTCGCCACCACGGCCCTGGCCGTGGTGCTGATTGTGCATCTTCTGCGGGCCGCGCCGGAGAAGGACACCCTGCTCATCGTCGGCCTGGGGCTTATCCTGGGCGGCGCGGCGGGCAATCTCATCGACCGCATCCGCTTCGGGGAGGTCGTGGACTTCCTGGATTTCCACGTCAACACCCTGCACTGGCCGGCCTTCAACGTGGCCGACATCGCCATCACCCTGGGATCGGTGGGGCTTATCGCGGCGTTTTTGCGGGCCCGCAAGACCCCGACGAACGAAAAATGA
- the ybgF gene encoding tol-pal system protein YbgF, which yields MNTFASRLAATVAAAMLVFCLGACAGKKSDPAKPAPLDTPADLWAEVQNLKSETRRLNAQVEELSVQAKSRDSASGAELTGRVARLESQMTQMASQLAVDIEGAPPTAATAPTASGPAAMAGAPALPYAAQAASPYAAQPGYASPGTTSYGVEQGTEDYEDVPAQAVRPAPGTAASPYAQAPGVATSSAGSPVISPPRDPADALYTNALQAFNNRQYREALSMWSEFTKNFGKNPLIPNTYFWIGECNFQLGDYANSVLSYQEVIDKYPKSTKYPDALFKRGAAFLKLGNKNAAKLSFQEVITKFPNSPFAQRAKSMMPK from the coding sequence ATGAACACGTTTGCCTCCCGCCTGGCCGCGACGGTCGCGGCCGCCATGCTGGTCTTTTGCCTCGGCGCGTGCGCCGGAAAGAAATCCGATCCGGCCAAGCCCGCGCCCCTGGACACCCCGGCCGACCTGTGGGCCGAGGTGCAAAACCTCAAGTCCGAGACGCGACGCTTAAACGCCCAGGTGGAAGAGTTGAGCGTCCAGGCCAAATCCCGCGATTCGGCATCCGGGGCCGAACTGACGGGCCGGGTGGCCCGGCTGGAGTCCCAGATGACCCAGATGGCCTCCCAACTGGCCGTGGACATCGAAGGCGCGCCGCCAACGGCCGCAACGGCGCCCACGGCATCGGGTCCGGCGGCCATGGCCGGGGCTCCGGCCCTGCCCTATGCCGCCCAGGCGGCCAGCCCCTATGCCGCGCAGCCGGGCTACGCCTCGCCAGGCACGACTTCCTACGGCGTCGAGCAGGGGACCGAGGACTACGAGGACGTACCGGCCCAGGCCGTCAGGCCCGCTCCCGGGACCGCCGCCTCGCCCTACGCCCAGGCCCCCGGCGTGGCGACCTCATCCGCCGGCTCGCCGGTCATCTCTCCGCCCCGGGACCCGGCCGACGCCCTGTACACCAACGCCCTGCAGGCCTTCAACAACCGCCAGTATCGCGAAGCCCTGTCCATGTGGTCGGAGTTCACCAAGAACTTCGGCAAGAACCCGCTGATCCCCAACACCTATTTCTGGATCGGCGAATGCAACTTCCAACTCGGGGACTATGCCAACTCCGTATTGTCCTACCAGGAGGTCATCGACAAGTATCCCAAAAGCACGAAATATCCCGATGCCCTGTTCAAACGCGGGGCGGCCTTTCTCAAGCTCGGCAACAAGAACGCGGCCAAACTCTCCTTTCAGGAAGTCATCACCAAATTCCCCAATTCCCCCTTCGCCCAGCGGGCCAAGTCCATGATGCCCAAATGA
- the ileS gene encoding isoleucine--tRNA ligase yields the protein MSDYKKTLNLPETTFPMKANLRQKEPELLDFWAKNDIYAKMVAARQGKPRYVLHDGPPYANGRLHMGHALNKILKDIIVKSRHMAGYQAPYVPGWDCHGLPIEHKVEQQLKEKKKTDLPAVVIRKLCREYALKFVDIQRKEFKRLGVFGEWDDPYLTLDPAYESATAKILCEFVEKGSVMRGKKPIHWCVSCKTALAEAEVEYADEKSPSIFVRFPLTDPKVADVLPGADPANTYAVIWTTTPWTLPDNMAVAAHPDFDYVLVAAPDGRYVLAKELLPGLAKRFGWESFEVLSETTGARLEGLVARHPFYDRPSPLVLGDHVTLEAGTGLVHTAPGHGREDYDVGVRYGLEILSPMDDEGRFLDSVEFFRGKDVFEANPLVIEKLKEVGHLLAQGAISHSYPHCWRCKKPVIFRATTQWFVSMEKNDLRKRALSAIENDVEWIPAWGKERIHNMIAGRPDWCISRQRNWGVPIIALLCASCDAAYNDPAWMTDVAEKFASHPHGCDYWFEAPLDEIVPKGLACPHCGGTTWVKEDDILDVWFDSGTSFAAVVEKRPECRFPADMYLEGSDQHRGWFHSSLLASIGARGTAPYRSVLTHGYVVDGEGRKMSKSVGNVISPQEIIDRHGAEILRIWTAAVDYRDDIRISDEIVSRIVEAYRRIRNTCRFILGNLGGFTPADAVPPETMPPLDRFALDTVLREHDRMAQAYERFEFHKVFHGLHNLCVTDLSAFYLDIIKDRLYVSGAKSLERRSAQTALWKILLVLMRDMAPILSFTAEEVFGHTPEGLRGDAATVFLCDAPDPEPWLLPETVRARFERIVALRAEVTKAIEPRRKAGEVGHSLETRVTLYLSDAVTAELGDLSDIDLREMCIVSSVVLAKADEAPADAFVSRDVPGLCIGVARSAGGKCARCWIVSEDLGTDPEHPEICPRCARVLRESRPAS from the coding sequence ATGAGCGACTACAAGAAAACCCTGAACCTTCCGGAAACGACCTTTCCCATGAAGGCCAATCTCAGGCAGAAGGAGCCCGAACTTCTGGACTTCTGGGCCAAAAACGACATTTACGCCAAGATGGTCGCGGCCCGCCAGGGGAAACCCCGCTACGTGCTGCACGACGGCCCGCCCTACGCCAACGGCCGCCTGCACATGGGCCACGCCTTAAACAAGATATTAAAGGATATCATCGTCAAGTCCCGGCACATGGCCGGCTACCAGGCCCCCTACGTGCCCGGCTGGGACTGCCATGGCCTGCCCATCGAGCACAAGGTGGAACAGCAGCTCAAGGAGAAAAAAAAGACCGATCTCCCGGCCGTGGTCATCCGCAAGCTGTGCCGGGAATACGCCTTGAAGTTCGTGGACATCCAGCGAAAGGAGTTCAAGCGCCTGGGCGTCTTTGGGGAGTGGGACGATCCCTATCTGACCCTGGACCCGGCCTACGAATCGGCCACGGCCAAGATCCTGTGCGAATTCGTGGAAAAGGGCTCGGTCATGCGCGGCAAAAAGCCCATCCACTGGTGCGTGTCCTGCAAGACCGCCCTGGCCGAGGCCGAGGTGGAATACGCCGACGAGAAATCGCCCTCCATCTTCGTGCGTTTCCCCCTGACCGACCCAAAAGTCGCCGACGTCCTGCCCGGGGCCGACCCGGCAAACACCTACGCCGTCATCTGGACCACCACCCCCTGGACCCTGCCGGACAACATGGCCGTGGCCGCGCACCCTGATTTCGACTACGTGCTGGTCGCGGCCCCGGACGGCCGCTACGTCCTGGCCAAGGAACTTCTGCCCGGCCTGGCCAAGCGCTTCGGCTGGGAGTCCTTCGAGGTCCTCTCCGAGACCACCGGGGCCAGGCTCGAAGGCCTCGTGGCCCGGCATCCCTTTTACGACCGCCCCTCGCCCCTGGTGCTCGGGGACCACGTCACCCTGGAGGCGGGCACCGGGCTGGTGCATACCGCGCCGGGACACGGCCGCGAGGACTACGACGTGGGCGTGCGCTACGGCCTGGAGATCCTCTCGCCCATGGACGACGAGGGCCGATTTCTCGATTCGGTGGAGTTCTTCCGGGGAAAAGACGTCTTCGAGGCCAACCCCCTGGTCATCGAGAAGCTCAAAGAGGTCGGGCATCTGCTGGCCCAGGGAGCCATCTCCCACTCCTATCCCCACTGCTGGCGGTGCAAAAAACCGGTCATCTTCCGGGCCACCACCCAGTGGTTCGTGTCCATGGAGAAAAACGACCTGCGCAAACGCGCCCTCTCGGCCATCGAGAACGACGTGGAGTGGATTCCGGCCTGGGGAAAGGAGCGCATCCACAACATGATCGCCGGCCGGCCCGACTGGTGCATCTCCAGGCAGCGCAACTGGGGCGTGCCGATCATCGCCCTTTTGTGCGCCTCCTGCGACGCGGCCTACAACGATCCGGCCTGGATGACGGACGTCGCCGAAAAGTTCGCCAGCCATCCGCATGGCTGCGACTACTGGTTCGAGGCCCCGCTTGACGAGATCGTGCCCAAGGGCCTGGCCTGCCCCCACTGCGGCGGCACGACCTGGGTCAAGGAGGACGACATCCTGGACGTGTGGTTCGACTCGGGCACGAGCTTTGCCGCCGTGGTGGAAAAACGCCCCGAATGCCGTTTTCCGGCGGACATGTACCTGGAGGGCTCGGACCAGCACCGGGGCTGGTTCCACAGTTCCCTTCTGGCCAGTATCGGCGCGCGCGGCACGGCCCCCTACCGATCCGTCCTGACCCACGGCTACGTGGTGGACGGCGAGGGCCGCAAGATGTCCAAGTCCGTGGGCAACGTCATCTCCCCCCAGGAGATCATCGACAGGCACGGCGCGGAAATCCTGCGCATCTGGACTGCGGCCGTGGATTACCGCGACGACATCCGCATCTCCGACGAGATCGTAAGCCGCATCGTGGAGGCCTACCGCCGCATCCGCAACACCTGCCGGTTCATCCTGGGCAACCTTGGCGGGTTCACCCCGGCCGACGCCGTGCCCCCGGAGACCATGCCGCCCCTGGACCGCTTCGCCCTGGACACGGTCCTGCGCGAGCACGACCGGATGGCCCAGGCCTATGAGCGTTTCGAGTTCCACAAGGTCTTCCACGGCCTGCACAACCTGTGCGTCACGGACTTAAGCGCCTTCTACCTGGACATCATCAAGGACCGGCTCTACGTCTCCGGGGCGAAAAGCCTGGAGCGGCGCTCGGCCCAGACCGCCCTGTGGAAAATACTGCTCGTGCTCATGCGGGATATGGCCCCGATTTTGTCGTTCACCGCCGAGGAGGTCTTCGGCCACACCCCGGAAGGCCTTCGCGGCGACGCGGCCACGGTGTTTTTGTGCGACGCCCCGGACCCCGAGCCCTGGCTTTTGCCGGAAACCGTTCGCGCCCGCTTTGAGCGGATCGTGGCCCTGCGGGCCGAGGTCACCAAGGCCATCGAGCCCCGGCGCAAGGCCGGCGAGGTGGGCCATTCCCTGGAGACCCGGGTGACCCTGTATCTTTCGGACGCCGTGACCGCCGAACTTGGGGACCTCTCGGACATCGACCTGCGCGAGATGTGCATCGTCTCCTCGGTGGTCCTGGCCAAGGCGGACGAGGCCCCGGCCGACGCCTTCGTCTCCCGGGACGTCCCGGGACTGTGTATCGGCGTGGCCAGATCGGCCGGAGGCAAGTGCGCCCGGTGCTGGATCGTCAGCGAGGACCTGGGGACCGATCCGGAGCATCCGGAGATCTGCCCCCGCTGCGCCCGGGTGTTGCGCGAGTCCCGGCCCGCCTCTTGA
- a CDS encoding PLD nuclease N-terminal domain-containing protein, with protein sequence MIWAPLPAMSPGQFALFSILAFLPVIPNLWAIWHSYRRDFPTPAEKMAWLGAAVFLPVVGGLAYLVFGRKRGKKPL encoded by the coding sequence ATGATCTGGGCTCCCCTTCCCGCCATGTCGCCGGGACAATTCGCGCTTTTCTCCATCCTGGCCTTTTTGCCCGTCATCCCGAATCTGTGGGCCATCTGGCACAGCTACCGGCGCGACTTCCCCACCCCGGCCGAAAAAATGGCCTGGCTCGGGGCGGCCGTGTTCCTTCCGGTGGTCGGCGGACTGGCCTATCTTGTTTTCGGCAGGAAAAGAGGGAAGAAACCGCTATGA
- a CDS encoding PilZ domain-containing protein encodes MEENEKRTFLRIPTRICGYARILDTEAEQPIFREAPLHGVSGPGAFDARDASIPEGLYTLLSSLNAKLDMLIGMLGRDQISTDFPITLEVVEISGAGLRFFASQELALETAMEVVLMLSQFPLRMAGAIGTVLRAEPVEGKALYALDFTRIRERDLETIVQFVFQSQRDALREKKWS; translated from the coding sequence ATGGAAGAAAATGAAAAGCGCACCTTTCTGCGCATCCCCACGCGCATTTGCGGCTACGCCCGAATACTGGACACCGAGGCGGAGCAGCCCATCTTCCGGGAGGCCCCGCTTCACGGCGTCTCCGGCCCCGGGGCCTTTGACGCCCGGGACGCCTCCATCCCCGAGGGGCTCTACACCCTGCTCTCCAGCCTGAACGCCAAACTGGACATGCTCATCGGCATGCTCGGCCGGGACCAGATATCCACCGATTTCCCCATCACTCTCGAGGTCGTGGAAATAAGCGGCGCGGGACTGCGCTTTTTCGCCTCGCAAGAGCTGGCCCTGGAGACCGCCATGGAGGTGGTGCTCATGCTGTCCCAGTTCCCCCTGCGCATGGCCGGGGCCATCGGCACGGTCCTCCGCGCCGAACCCGTCGAGGGAAAGGCCCTGTATGCCCTTGATTTCACGCGGATTCGCGAACGCGACCTGGAAACCATCGTCCAATTCGTCTTCCAAAGCCAGCGCGATGCCCTGCGCGAAAAAAAATGGTCGTAA